From Gottschalkiaceae bacterium SANA:
TCGTGGATTACTACACGGAAGACCAATCCACCCTAGAAATCCCACTGAATGATCAATGGAACCTCCAACGCAATGCGCAACATTACTTTAAACGCTATCAGAAGTTAAAAGCTGCAATGATCCACACAGAGGAACAAATGGAGATTGCTACACGAGAAAAAGACTATCTCGAGACGGTCCTGACAGCTTTAGAGTCCGTTGAAACTGAGGACGATATCGAAGGGATCCGCTTTGAACTTCAAGAAAATGGAATACTTCGAAAGCGACATACGAAAAAACAAAAGAAAATTCGACATATCCCCCTTCGCTACAAAACCAGTGATGGATATGTTGTCTTAGTAGGAAAAAACAATTATCAAAATGAAGAAGTCACCTTTAAAAAAGCGGATCGCATGGACTGGTGGTTCCATATCACGGCATATCCGGGTTCCCATGTAATCTTGATCACCAACGGTGATGAAATCCCGGATCGGAGCATGGAAGAGGCCGCTATGATTGCCGCTTACCACAGTAAAGCCAGGGAATCCAGTCTCGTTTCTATTGATTATACACGTAGAAAACATATTAAAAAGCCGGCCCACAGTAAGCCCGGCATGGTGATCTATCATGAGTACTATTCCATGCATATCACTCCAGATTTGGAAAAAATTCAATCACTACGAGAAAAAGAGAAATAGGCTTAGCCTATTTCTCTTTTTCTAAAATGGTGACAGAATCTTCTTGATCCGATTCTATGAACTTCACACTGATTATTTCATTTCTTGAAGTTGGTGCATTTTTTCCCACATAATCTGGGCGAATTGGCAATTCCCGGTGACCACGATCGATCATAACCGCTAATTGTATGCTTCGTGGACGTCCATGATCCACCAAGGCATCCAGTGCAGCCCGAACAGTCCGTCCCGTAAAAATAACATCATCAAAAAGAACAACATCCTTACCCTTTACATCGAAGTTAATGGCTTGATTGATTGTCGGTTGTTCATTGACCTCCGTCAAGTCATCACGATAAAGTGTGATATCTAACATTTCGACAGAAACCTCAACACCCTCAATTTCCTCAATTTTCTTTGCTATCCGTTTTGCAAAAGGTACGCCACGTGTTTTAACACCGACGAGCACCAAATGCTCCATACCATGGTTTTTTTCCAAAATTTCATGGGCAATACGTATCACAGCCCGTCCCATTGCTTTATCATCCATTAAACGTGCTTTGGTTTTCATTGATTCCCCTCCTGATTTAAGATCCGCAAAATCCGTTGAAAAGATTCCGGCAATTCTGTTTCAAAATGCATCCATTCTCCTGTTCTCGGATGTTCAAATTCAATCTCTTTGGCATGCAAACACTGTCCATTGGTTTGAAATCGCTGTTTCTT
This genomic window contains:
- the pyrR gene encoding bifunctional pyr operon transcriptional regulator/uracil phosphoribosyltransferase PyrR produces the protein MKTKARLMDDKAMGRAVIRIAHEILEKNHGMEHLVLVGVKTRGVPFAKRIAKKIEEIEGVEVSVEMLDITLYRDDLTEVNEQPTINQAINFDVKGKDVVLFDDVIFTGRTVRAALDALVDHGRPRSIQLAVMIDRGHRELPIRPDYVGKNAPTSRNEIISVKFIESDQEDSVTILEKEK